A region of the Candidatus Zixiibacteriota bacterium genome:
GCGTGAAATCCAGCGCGACCCCGTCACCACCCATATCATTCACCTCGATTTCCACGCTATCAGCATGAGCAAACCGCTCCGTGTGGCCGTGCCGGTCAAATTCCACGGCGTGCCGGTGGGAGTCAAGGTCGACGGCGGCATCATGCAGATAACCATGCGTGAAATCGAAGTCTCCTGTTTGCCTCAGGATATCCCCGGGTCGTTCGATATCGATGTCTCCGAACTCGCTATTGGCGACTCCATTCACGTTCGTAACTTGAAACTCGAGGCCGGTACTATTATCTCTCCGGAACAACGGACGATCGTCGTTATCGCAGCCCCGACCGTTGTCAAGGAAACCGCCGCCGCCGCCGCCGAAGGTGAAGAAGCTGAAAAAGCTGAAGGCGCTGAGGGTGAAGGTGAAGAAGGCGAAGAGGGCGAAGAGAAAGAATAACTGCTCCTCAGTCTTCACCGGTTTGACCGATAATCTAAAAAGCCACGCTCCAGCGTGGCTTTTTTGTACTCGCCAGTTAGCGGAGTCATCCCGAATTTGTCGGGTTTCTCTGCTCGCGGGGCGTTGCCCTCGCTCGCTCCGGAACACCGACCTACGCAAGAGAATCATTCGGTGGGCGGCAGACCTCCCGGTCTGCCCCAAGACCCGAGCGATATAGGGCATGTCTCTCCGTTCGGTGGCCCAGGGTTTCCAGGAGGGAAGGCCAGCATGGACAGCGTTCTGATTATCGTAGACGCAGGACGCGGTCCCCGTTCCTACACCTTCCATGCCAATAGAGCCAAGTCCTTTCAACACCAAGGCATTGGAAACCCGCCACCCAATCAAACACCGCACAACTACGGATATTCGCGTTTTAAGAGGAAGACGTTTGCCGCCCACCAATGTTCATAAGGGGGCAGTTTGAAACTTCCCACCCGTGGACGGATGGGCCACCGAGCGACAGAACTAAAAGTGGATCGCGTTTTCACGGGGCAGACCGGGGAAGTCGGCCGCCCGCACATCCGAGGGACCGCACAACAAAGCCCGGGATCGCAGGGATCCCGGACTACGGATATTCGCGTTTTAAGAGGAAGACGTTTGCCACCCACCAATGTTCCTAAGGGGGCAGTTTGAAACTTCCCACCCGTGGACGGATGGGCCACCGAGCGACGGAACGAAAAGTGGATCGCGTTTTCAAGGGGCAGACCGGGAGGTCGGCCGCCCGCACATCCGAGGGACCGCACAACAAAGCCCGGGATCGCAGGGATCCCGGGCTACGAACATTTGCGTTTTCATGGGGCAGACCGGGAGGTCTGCCGCCCACACGGCGAGGCGCCTAAGCTTTCGGGGTGTTTGAGCCCCTATCCAGATATTTCTTGAACGAGTCCAGCAGGTCGATCGGGACCGGGAAAACCAGTGTCGAGTTTTTCTCGGCCGAGACCTCGACCATCGTCTGCAAAAACCGCAGTTGCATCGCGTTCGGCTGGGTCGCGATCACGCCCGCCGCATCGGCCAGGCGCTGGGCCGCCTGGTATTCACCCTCGGCGTGAATCACCTTGGAGCGCCGCTCACGTTCCGCCTCGGCCTGGCGCGCCATGGCGCGTTGCATTTCCGGCGGGAGATCGACATTCTTCACCTCGACCACGCTGACCTTAACCCCCCAGGGCTCGGTCTGTTCGTCGATGATTGACTGCAGCTCAGCGTTAATCTTCTCACGGTTGGCGAGCAGGTCATCCAACTCGACCTGCCCCAGAACAGATCGCAGGGTAGTCTGGGCAATCTGCGAGGTGGCCTCGAAGAAATTTGCCACGGAGACCACCGCCCGGCTCGGATCGGTCACCTGGAAATACAACACGGCGTTGACCTTGACTGAAACGTTATCCTTGGTAATAACATCCTGAGCCGGCACATCGTAGGTAATAACGCGCAGATCGACCCGCACGAACTTATCGACAACCGGGATCAGAATAATCAGGCCGGGTCCTTTGGCTCCCACCAGGCGTCCGAGACGGAACACCACACCACGCTCGTATTCTTTAAGAATTTTGATTGCGGCCGAAAGAAACCAGAGAAACAGGACCAGGATGATCCCAATCGAAAAGAGACTTGGTGCAACCACGCTATCCTCCGTATGCTATGAGTTCGTCTTCCTGACAATAAGAGTCAATCCCTGGACCGCGACAACTTCGACCGTATCGCCCGGCGTAAGCGCCTGACGATCCTCGGTCCGGGCTTTCCAGAGAGCACCCTCGATATGGACCATATCGGGCCGACGCACCTCGGCCAACTGCCCGATCATGCCCTCGTTACCGACCACAACCTTGCGTCCGTGCGCCTTGATAACCAGCCAGATGACAACGGCAAAGGCAACGCCGACAACGATCGTGACGGTGATGAGGGTGGTCATAGAAACCCGCAAAGCGGGATCAACGGAATCTACCAGCATAAGCCCTCCAAGGAAAAAGGCAATAACGCCGCCGATGGTCAAAATGCCGTGACTGACCACCTTGATTTCGGCAATGAACAAAATGATCGCCAGCAAAATCAGCGCCACCCCGGTGTAGTTGATGGGCAGGGTCTGGAAGGCGTAGAGCGCCAGCAACAGTGAGATGGCTCCGACCACACCGGGCAATATCGCACCCGGATTGTACAACTCAAGCATCAGACCGAGGCTGCCGAGCGAGAAAAGAATCAGGGCGATATCCGGATCGGTGATCAACTCAAGCAGGCGATATATCCATGAGGTCGGGATTTCTTCGGTGTGAGTTTTATCGAGCTTCATGGTCTTTTTACCACCGGGCAGATCGGCTTCCCTGCCGTTAATCTGGCGAAGTAAATCTTCGATGTCCTCTGCCCGGAACTCAATTACACCCATTGCGAGCGCTTCGTTATCGGTGATCGAGACTGACTCCCGAACGGCGCGTTCGGCCCATTCGGCGTTGCGGCCGCGCTTCTCGGCGGCGGCTTTGATCTGCGCCACGGCATCGTTGGTAATTTTCTCGTTCATCACCGAGTCGACTTCCTGTCCCCCGCCTCCCACCGGATGGGCGGCTCCTATATTGGTCGAGGGAGCCATGGCGGCGAAATGTGAGGCGTAGGTGATATACACCCCGGCCGAACCGGCTCGTGCTCCCGACGGGGCGATGTAAGTACAAACCGGCACCGGGGAGTTCAGGATATTCTTGCAGATGGTCCAGGTCGGTTTGGTGAAACCGCCGGGCGTGTCCATGAAGATAACAAGCAACGCCGCGCCGTCTTCATCGGCCTTGTCGAGCGCATCCTCGATTCGGTCGCTGGTAACAGCACCGATAGCGCCGTCGATGGTCATGGTGTAGACCAGGGTGAGAGGATTGTCCGTATCCTCGCCTACGGTGACACTATCGACAACCCGAGTATCGGCAGCGGCGTCGATCTCGTCTTCGTTCGCGGCTCTTATTGCCTGGGAAATAATCGGACTAATGAGAAGCAAGAGCGCGAGCGGAATTAGAATGGTTGATCGTACTCGCATAGTTAAATTATGCCTTCTCGGTCAAGCATTGTCAAACAAAACCGGAACCCGAGATGCGGGGGGGCGTCATCAATTCGGAAGTTCCACCCGAGGCACCGAAAGAATGAAGATGGATTCCCGCCACCCACAAGCAAGGTGCTGATTATACCGCGGGATCGCAGGGATCCCGCGCTACGGGGCTCTATGTCAGAACCGCAAGGGTCCTGACCTACGAAGACTGCCGCCTACCAATCGGCGCGAGAAGACACTTCTACAAATGGAGCTCGTCGGTGGAGTATTTGACCTTACCGTCAAGCACTGTCGCCAGCGGGCGAACCTGTCCGATACGAGTAACAGCTACCTTCGTAATGTCATCGGACAACACCACAAAATCGGCCGGGTAGCCGGGCAACAAATAACCTCGTTCGTGCGCCTGACCGGCGGCAACGGCGGCTCCGACGGTGAAGGCTCGGACTCCTTCGGCGGCGGTGATGCGTTGCTCGGGATGGAGACAGTCGCTGGTGCCGGGACGCACACGTCGCACGGCGGCGGCAATACCGGTGATCGGATCGAGCGGTTCGATGGGGACATCGGAACCGAAAGCCATATCGAGTCCCTTATCGAGGAAAGTGCGAATGATATAGGCATTACGGCTGCGATTGCCCCAATACTTGCGAATCGGAGTTATGTCCAATGGGAAATGACAAGGCTGCATCGACAATACGACCCCCAGTCGTTTGATTCGGGCGATATCTTTGCGCCGTACCAGTTGAATGTGCTCGATACGGTGTCGCGCTCCGTTACTCAGCGGAGGAACTGATTCGAGCGCTTCGAGAACGTTGGAAACCGCTTTGTCGCCAATGGCATGAACGGCCAGTGGAAGTCCCGCTTTGGCTGCCAATCGGGCGATGCCGGCAATCTCACGCACACCGGTCACTTCGATCCCGTAGTCTCCGGGACGTCCGGCGTACGAGTCGAAACAAAGAGCGGTGATACTTCCCAGAGAACCATCGGCAAACACCTTGATGCCGGCGATGCGAAGCCAGTCGTTGCCGGCTCCGTAGCGGACCCCCTGCCTAACGACATTCTCGGCCAGGTCGGCTGTCGGATAGAAGTTGATCCGAAGTCCCAGCTTATCCTTTTCGGCCAAGTCGGCAAACCATTCGAAGCCCTCGGGGCCATCGAACGAATGTACGCCGGTGACGCCTTTTGAGTAAGCATACTCCAAAGCCTGTTTCCAATAACGCCGGATTCGTGATTCCGACAGAGGGGGAATCATGCCATAGACCGGATCGTAACCGGGACGTTCACGCAGGATGCCGGTGGGAACGCCCTGGCTGTCGCGTTCGATGCGACCGCCCTTCGGATCGAGACTGCGCGGACCGATATTGGCCTTGTTGAGAGCGCGGCTGTTGACCCAGGCAGAATGTTCATCCTTGGAGAAAATGAAGGCTGGACGACCGCCGGTTACCGAGTCGAGCATGTAACGATCCGGCTGTACGTTATCGACAAACCAGTTGGGACCATAGCCTTCCCCCACGACCCAGTCCCCCTTTTTGAGTTTGGCGGCATGGGCGGCGATCTTCTTGAGACAGGCGTCGACCGAAGTCAGTCCATGCAGAGAAACCATCGAAAGTGAGCGTGCAAAATAGAAGAAATGAGTATGGGCATCGACCAGACCGGGGACAACCGTGCGGCGGTTGAGGTCGATTTTTTCGTAGCCGGCGAACTCGGGATCGTGCTGAAGTCGTTTGCCGACCGCAACGATCCGCCCGCGATTGAACGCCAGCGAGTCGGCCGAGACACCCTCGGCCTGGGTATAAATGCGGGCGTTATAAATCAAACTCTTCGTCTTCAAAGCGCTCTCCTTTGATCCGCCGGTCGCCGTCGCGCCGGGTAAATTTGAGCCGGTCGGTCTCTTCCAGAACCGGGATAGCGAACTTGCGCGTCAGTCCAAAACGATCCTTAAGAGCCGCCACGGTCAACTCACCGTTTCGGTTCAACGCCTCGCGAATGAATCGCACCAGTTCTTTCCAGACAGTCGCGGCAAAAACGAACTCAGCGCCGCATTTGTGGCCTTCCTCGGCCTCAAGGATATATTTGATTGCCTCACGCGCTTCCTTGTCGAGCTTCACCAGATCCGGCAAACGCGGAGGGGTGTAGGGATTCTCCGTAATTTGCTTCAGGATATCATCGTGCAGTTGCTTGACCTTCCCCTTGAGACTCATGCCGCGCCCGACCAGATTGAGCGTTTCACCGGAACGCACGAGTATCCCTTCGCTGAGCATGTATTCTATCAACATCTCGGCACGCGGTTCCGGCATGCGTGATATCTGAATCATCTGGTCGCGCGGGATCCCTTTGAGATGAGAGCGTTCATCGAGGAACGCGAGCAAATGTTTTTTCATCGCTTCGACCGCGGTTTCCATCGTAGATCGATGGTAAATCATATCCCGAAACACCCCGACCGTTCGATCCTGAACCAGCGCTTTGATCTCACGCTGCACTTTTTTATCCGAGATGGCGGCGTTGTGCAGCAGTTCTCGTTTGTCGACCGCCAGTCGTTTTTCCAGCTCGCTGATTATCAACGTTCGTAAATCACCGTCACGCTGTTCCAGGTAGCGATATTCTTCTATACTTCGCATGCGAGGGAAATGCGGCAGATGGTCGATAATACGACCGCCCCCAAGAGTAACCATCGGGGTAGGCAGACGAACGATGAAGCGGTCACCGATTAAACTTAAAACCGGTTCGTCCGGTTTGAAAAACAGGATACCGCTCTCCCCGGCTTTGAGCGTACGACGACGATACAGGCGTATCTCGCCCTCGACTTCGGTAGCACCGGTTATGAACACCACACGGCGACGGTTCGTCAGTGCCAGTTTGGCTTCGGGAATGAGTTCCACGGACAAAGCCAGGACCTGGTTGTCGCGAAAGAACGCAATCGACTCACGAGTCATGACAACACCACCCCGGACCAATTGCTCCTTGTCAACTCCCGAAACGGACACAGCCGTGCGTTGACCCGGAAGAGCTTGTTCGACCTCGGTGTCGTTGGCTCGAAGCGAACGTATTTTACCGCTGGTTCCGGAGGGCCAGATCGTCACCGACTGTCCGACAGAAAAGGAGCCATCGCGTAACGTGCCGGTCACGACGCCGCCGATTCCGAGCAGAACGAAAGAGCGGTCGATGTATAGACGGGCTTTGTCGATGTCTTTTTCCGCCGCCGCTTCATCCGCGAGGTGGTCGATATGTTCGGCTAGTTTGTCGATACCTTCGCCGGTCTGAGCCGAAACACGGAAAATCGGAGCTTCGGCCAAAAACGATCCGGCGGTTTTATCACGGATGTCCGCCTCCAGCAGATCGATCCAGTCGGGATCGCCAACCAGGTCGATTTTGTTGATAACGATTATGCCCCGCTCAATTCCGAGCAATCGGACAATCTGGAAATGCTCCTGGCTCTGCGGCATCCAGCCGTCATCGGCTGCCACGACCAGCATAACGACATCGATTCCCCCCGCCCCGGCGATCATGTTTTTGACAAAGCGTTCGTGACCGGGGACATCGACAAAAGCGATCTCCCGGCGCTGATCGTGCATGCGAAAGGCAAAACCGAGATCGATGGTCATACCGCGTGCTTTTTCTTCGGGCAATCGATCCGGGTCGGTACCGGTCAAACGGCGCACGATAGCGGACTTGCCGTGGTCGATATGTCCTGCCGTACCAATGATGAGCATATTCGCAGATCGTTCTATTTCAGAATCGTACGTATCGCTTGCGTCAGAATCGGAAGGTCTTCGAGATCAACCGTCTTGATATCCAGTACGAGTCGATTGTCCTGAATACGACCGATGATCGGCGTCGGTTGTTCGCGCAATTTACGAATCAGGCCGGTCGCGTTGTAGTCGGGTGAGAAGACGATGCCGACCGAGGGAATCGCTGATTCGGGCAATGACCCGCCACCCATGAAAGCATCCGTCGCCTCGACCGATAATCCGGGGGGATTACCTAACTCCGCAAGAACGGCTTTGCCCCTTTTGTACAACTCCGATTCCGGAACTTTTACTTTGGCCCAGAGCTTGATTTCTTCGTCATGACGGCCGTTCAGGTAGATCGTGAACAACTTCTCAAGCATCGAATAGATAATTTTATCCACCCGGACAGTGCGGAATAACGGATTACGTTTGATCTTGTTGACCAATTCGGTACGACCGACGATCAAACCGGCTTGAACCCCTCCAAGCATCTTGTCTCCGGAGAAACAAGTTAAATCGGCTCCAGCACGAACCGAGTTCTGGACACTGGGTTCATCATAGCCGATCAACTCACGCGTCGAGATCAATACCCCGGAGCCAAGATCGTTGACCACCGCCACCCCATGCTCGCGACCGATTCGGACCAATTCTGATAGATCGGCCTCCTCGGTAAAACCGGCCTGAATGAAATTGCTCTTGTGGACTTTCAGAATCAGCGCCGTGCGTTCATTGATTTCATTAAGGTAGTCTTTGGCGTTGGTGATGTTGGTTGTACCGACTTCACACAAACGCGCCCCGGAACGCCGCATGATATCGGGGATGCGAAAACCACCGCCGATCTGAACCAGCTCGCCTCGGGATACGACCACCTCGCGGCGATTGGCGAGAGAATTCAGAATAAGCAACAGAGCGGCGGCATTGTTGTTAACGACACAGGCGGCTTCGGCGCCGGCAAGCGAGGCGAGGTATTTTTCACAGGCGATGCCGCGCTTGCCGCGAACCCCGCGATGAAGATCGAATTCGATATTGCCGTACCCGGTAACCGCTTTTTTAACTTCATCGAACAATTCCATCGGCAGCGGCGCACGCCCGAGATTGGTATGTATTACAATTCCAGTGGCGTTTATCACACGAGTTATTTCGGCGCGTTTCATAGCCGCCAGCGCACGTTCGATCGTGCGATGCAACTGCGACAGCGTCAACTCCTGCCCCGCCTTCACCTGTTCTTTAGCCGCAGCTGTCTCCTGTTTGACAATCTCCGCTGCTATCGGACGCG
Encoded here:
- a CDS encoding 50S ribosomal protein L25, which produces MREVPIAAERREGVGKGFARRIRMDGRVPGVMYGPETEPISLSIGEKDLRLAFKQSTGAGTIYNLSVDGKETKVVLREIQRDPVTTHIIHLDFHAISMSKPLRVAVPVKFHGVPVGVKVDGGIMQITMREIEVSCLPQDIPGSFDIDVSELAIGDSIHVRNLKLEAGTIISPEQRTIVVIAAPTVVKETAAAAAEGEEAEKAEGAEGEGEEGEEGEEKE
- a CDS encoding slipin family protein, yielding MVAPSLFSIGIILVLFLWFLSAAIKILKEYERGVVFRLGRLVGAKGPGLIILIPVVDKFVRVDLRVITYDVPAQDVITKDNVSVKVNAVLYFQVTDPSRAVVSVANFFEATSQIAQTTLRSVLGQVELDDLLANREKINAELQSIIDEQTEPWGVKVSVVEVKNVDLPPEMQRAMARQAEAERERRSKVIHAEGEYQAAQRLADAAGVIATQPNAMQLRFLQTMVEVSAEKNSTLVFPVPIDLLDSFKKYLDRGSNTPKA
- a CDS encoding nodulation protein NfeD, whose translation is MRVRSTILIPLALLLLISPIISQAIRAANEDEIDAAADTRVVDSVTVGEDTDNPLTLVYTMTIDGAIGAVTSDRIEDALDKADEDGAALLVIFMDTPGGFTKPTWTICKNILNSPVPVCTYIAPSGARAGSAGVYITYASHFAAMAPSTNIGAAHPVGGGGQEVDSVMNEKITNDAVAQIKAAAEKRGRNAEWAERAVRESVSITDNEALAMGVIEFRAEDIEDLLRQINGREADLPGGKKTMKLDKTHTEEIPTSWIYRLLELITDPDIALILFSLGSLGLMLELYNPGAILPGVVGAISLLLALYAFQTLPINYTGVALILLAIILFIAEIKVVSHGILTIGGVIAFFLGGLMLVDSVDPALRVSMTTLITVTIVVGVAFAVVIWLVIKAHGRKVVVGNEGMIGQLAEVRRPDMVHIEGALWKARTEDRQALTPGDTVEVVAVQGLTLIVRKTNS
- a CDS encoding amidohydrolase, whose product is MKTKSLIYNARIYTQAEGVSADSLAFNRGRIVAVGKRLQHDPEFAGYEKIDLNRRTVVPGLVDAHTHFFYFARSLSMVSLHGLTSVDACLKKIAAHAAKLKKGDWVVGEGYGPNWFVDNVQPDRYMLDSVTGGRPAFIFSKDEHSAWVNSRALNKANIGPRSLDPKGGRIERDSQGVPTGILRERPGYDPVYGMIPPLSESRIRRYWKQALEYAYSKGVTGVHSFDGPEGFEWFADLAEKDKLGLRINFYPTADLAENVVRQGVRYGAGNDWLRIAGIKVFADGSLGSITALCFDSYAGRPGDYGIEVTGVREIAGIARLAAKAGLPLAVHAIGDKAVSNVLEALESVPPLSNGARHRIEHIQLVRRKDIARIKRLGVVLSMQPCHFPLDITPIRKYWGNRSRNAYIIRTFLDKGLDMAFGSDVPIEPLDPITGIAAAVRRVRPGTSDCLHPEQRITAAEGVRAFTVGAAVAAGQAHERGYLLPGYPADFVVLSDDITKVAVTRIGQVRPLATVLDGKVKYSTDELHL
- the selB gene encoding selenocysteine-specific translation elongation factor, whose protein sequence is MLIIGTAGHIDHGKSAIVRRLTGTDPDRLPEEKARGMTIDLGFAFRMHDQRREIAFVDVPGHERFVKNMIAGAGGIDVVMLVVAADDGWMPQSQEHFQIVRLLGIERGIIVINKIDLVGDPDWIDLLEADIRDKTAGSFLAEAPIFRVSAQTGEGIDKLAEHIDHLADEAAAEKDIDKARLYIDRSFVLLGIGGVVTGTLRDGSFSVGQSVTIWPSGTSGKIRSLRANDTEVEQALPGQRTAVSVSGVDKEQLVRGGVVMTRESIAFFRDNQVLALSVELIPEAKLALTNRRRVVFITGATEVEGEIRLYRRRTLKAGESGILFFKPDEPVLSLIGDRFIVRLPTPMVTLGGGRIIDHLPHFPRMRSIEEYRYLEQRDGDLRTLIISELEKRLAVDKRELLHNAAISDKKVQREIKALVQDRTVGVFRDMIYHRSTMETAVEAMKKHLLAFLDERSHLKGIPRDQMIQISRMPEPRAEMLIEYMLSEGILVRSGETLNLVGRGMSLKGKVKQLHDDILKQITENPYTPPRLPDLVKLDKEAREAIKYILEAEEGHKCGAEFVFAATVWKELVRFIREALNRNGELTVAALKDRFGLTRKFAIPVLEETDRLKFTRRDGDRRIKGERFEDEEFDL
- the selA gene encoding L-seryl-tRNA(Sec) selenium transferase, with amino-acid sequence MAKTEIKKLRDFPAIEELLQSPALQTAISEVPRPIAAEIVKQETAAAKEQVKAGQELTLSQLHRTIERALAAMKRAEITRVINATGIVIHTNLGRAPLPMELFDEVKKAVTGYGNIEFDLHRGVRGKRGIACEKYLASLAGAEAACVVNNNAAALLLILNSLANRREVVVSRGELVQIGGGFRIPDIMRRSGARLCEVGTTNITNAKDYLNEINERTALILKVHKSNFIQAGFTEEADLSELVRIGREHGVAVVNDLGSGVLISTRELIGYDEPSVQNSVRAGADLTCFSGDKMLGGVQAGLIVGRTELVNKIKRNPLFRTVRVDKIIYSMLEKLFTIYLNGRHDEEIKLWAKVKVPESELYKRGKAVLAELGNPPGLSVEATDAFMGGGSLPESAIPSVGIVFSPDYNATGLIRKLREQPTPIIGRIQDNRLVLDIKTVDLEDLPILTQAIRTILK